One Nicotiana tomentosiformis chromosome 4, ASM39032v3, whole genome shotgun sequence genomic window carries:
- the LOC104100324 gene encoding putative Myb family transcription factor At1g14600, with protein sequence MGNCGRNGGVRQYIRSKVPRLRWTPDLHHCFLHAIEKLGGQDKATPKLVLQMMDVRGLTISHVKSHLQMYRSMKSEVNRQDRSSTQAKKQSLESHDCHQQEDGCVEQQKLLVYPPSFNSMERSDSPYFNSIQATKRARIETTSCSQRIREAVANQYTKDEYIHSIADKSVVTEWQQTSERERETAHPALCNTTHFSLPQDFFQSFNPQVQESEFFKAAKQQDSKRESTKKCKFLGTRKIESAGGEEEEEEDDDCRLSLSLSLHHPSTQRSNTSSTISEISEAISSYSGSNLNHHEYHWLSSSEKHRVVNLDLSIALCSK encoded by the exons ATGGGAAATTGTGGAAGAAATGGTGGAGTGAGACAATATATAAGATCAAAAGTACCTCGTTTGAGATGGACACCTGATCTTCATCATTGTTTTCTTCATGCTATTGAAAAACTTGGTGGCCAAGATA AGGCTACTCCTAAGCTTGTTCTTCAAATGATGGATGTAAGAGGACTTACTATTTCTCATGTCAAAAGCCATCTTCAG ATGTACAGGAGCATGAAAAGTGAAGTCAACAGGCAAG ATAGAAGCAGCACTCAGGCAAAAAAACAGTCCCTAGAAAGTCATGATTGTCATCAACAAGAAGATGGGTGTGTAGAGCAACAGAAGCTTCTGGTTTACCCTCCATCTTTTAATTCCATGGAAAGATCAGATTCTCCTTACTTTAACAGTATACAAGCCACAAAAAG AGCTAGAATCGAGACCACAAGCTGCAGCCAGAGAATACGTGAAGCAGTGGCCAATCAGTACACTAAAGATGAATACATCCATAGTATTGCTGATAAAAGTGTGGTAACAGAATGGCAACAAACCagtgaaagagaaagagaaacaGCTCATCCTGCTTTGTGCAACACTACTCATTTCTCTCTGCCACAAGATTTCTTTCAAAGTTTTAATCCTCAAGTTCAAGAATCTGAATTTTTCAAG GCGGCCAAGCAACAAGATTCAAAACGGGAATCAACAAAGAAGTGCAAATTCCTGGGCACGAGGAAAATAGAAAGTgcaggaggagaagaagaagaagaagaagacgacgaTTGTAGATTATCGTTGTCTCTCTCATTGCACCATCCTTCAACTCAAAGAAGCAACACTTCGTCCACAATAAGTGAGATTAGTGAGGCAATCTCTTCGTACTCGGGTTCTAACCTGAATCATCACGAGTACCACTGGCTTTCTTCGTCTGAAAAGCATAGAGTTGTTAATCTTGATCTGTCTATTGCCTTGTGTAGTAAGTAG